The nucleotide window GCCCTGCAGACACCGGGCGAAGCCGCGACGGCGGCTGTGCCACCGTCGATTGCCATTCGTCAGCTGCTGGCCGCGCTGCCGCAGCAGCTGCGCGCACCCGCACCGCTTCTCTGCTGGCAGGCCGTATGGTGCGGCAGCGCGGCGCGGCATCGCCAGGTGGCGCAGGCGCTGCACGCTTTCCCGCTCAGCGCCGTCGCTTCCGCCGCGCCGCCGCTGCAGCGCGGCATTACAGCGCTGCCCTGTACCGGTGGCGATGCCGCGTTACTGCTGTTTATGCCGCTGCCGCAGCAGGACGATCTCAGCCTGGCAGCGCTGCGTGCGCTGGCGCTGATGACAGAACCGCGCTTTTTCCAGCGTCTGCGCGTGGAGCAGCCGGTGGGCTACGTAGTCTCAGCACGCTATCAGCGCGTCGCGGATGTCGACGGACTGCTGCTGGCGCTGCAGTCGCCGGATGTGGGCTGGCGCGAACTGCTGTCCCACTGCAAGCGCTTTCTGCGTGACATGCAGCCGGCGGTGGAGCAGCTGCAGGCCGCGACGCTGCGGGACTGGCAGACAACACTGGCGGCCGCGTGCACGCCACAGGACAATGTGACGGCGGCCCAGGAGGCGCTGCGCCAGCAGCAGGGCTTGCCCTGCCTGACGCACTGTGCCACCGAAGCGTTAACGCCAGCGCACCTGCAACAGCTTTATTCACAGCTGCTGCGCCAGCGCCGCCGCTGGCGCGTGCTGGTTACGGCCTGATCGTCCCGCGCGGAGCGGCGCAACCTGCGCCCGCTGCGCGCAATTATCGGCCCGCTGATCGCCTGTCAGCGGGCGTCTGCCACCTCCGCACCCACTTATCTGCGCGGCCGTAAAGCGCAATTGCGCGGCTAAAAATGCGCGCAGAGTCACAATTCAGCTTTAAACAAAACACGTCCGCCGCCGCAAATAAGCCTCAGCCAGTCAGAGGCGGCAAAAAAATATAACAGCCTGATAACGCATATATTTTGAAAATGTGCGCTAATCCGCACCTGTGATTTTGTTCACATAAATAACCTTGCTGCGCCGTCTGTCAACGTCTTCACCGGTTAAATAAGTGACGGAAGTGTGATCTCACCTGCAAATAACAATGTGCTTCGCCGGAAGAATAGCGGCAGAGCGGTAATGACAGGAGCAGCGGTGATGAGAATAGGCATGGTGATCAGCGGTGGCGATGTGACCGGCATAAATAATTTTATTTTTCAGGTTGCGCGTCTGACGCAGGCGGAGATGGTGTTATTTAACGGCGGCATTCCGGGGCTGCTGGAAAATTGCCATCAGGAAATGACCCGGCGCGACCTGGTGGATTACGCGATTGCTGCCATCCCGGTTATCCGTTCCGGGCGCACCGGGCGGAAATTACTGCGCCCGGAGTATGAAACTATTGCCAGACAGCTTAAATCGCTGCGCATCGATATATTAATTATGGCCGGCGGTGATGGCTCTTTGCAATTTCTGCATACGCTGAGTGAATTTGGCGTCAACTGTTTTGGTGTCGGGATGACCATTGACAACGACGTGTTTGGCAGTGATTACACCATTGGTTTTTCGACCGCCTGCGAGCAGGTATTAAAGGAGGTGGCAAAACTGCGTAATACCGGCCGCGCTTTAACCGGGCGGGTTTTTATGGTTGAACTGCTGGGAGGGTACTGCGGCGAATTAACCCTGCAATCGGCCATCAAATCCAATGCGGATTTTGCGCTGATCCCGGAGTGCCAGATCCCGGTTGCCGACCTTGCCGCCCGTATCACGCAGCGGCTGGCGGCGCAGAACAGCGTGATTATCCTGTGCTCCGAAGGCTATACCCGTGAATACTCACCGGGCTTTCAGGGCGCGATTGATACGCTAATTAAACAGCTGGAACCGCTGACGGGCGTGCGCATCCGTAAAACCATCATGGGTTATGGTTTGCGCAACGGAGACGCCACCTGCGAAGAGATTTATCAGGGCACGCTGATGGCCAGTGAAGTCGCGCGCTGTATTGAATCGGGCATGCGCAATAAAGCCGTCATTATTAATGGCAGTCATAAACCCATCCCGATTGATTTACTAAGCATGAAAAAACGCCTGGTGGATACCGAAGGGCATTATTACAAACTCGCTAAACAACTGCATATTCTGTGAGGACATAACCATGCTGAAAATACTCTGTGTCTGTGGCTGCGGTCTGGGTTCCAGTTTTGCTATCGAGATGAGCGCAAAAGCGGTGTTAAAGAAGCTCGATATTGAAGCAGATATTGATCACACCACCATTTCCGAAGCCGGGGCTTTTAAATCGGACATGATATTAACCCAGAAAGCCTTCGCCGATGTATTAAACGCCGACGCCAGCCCCGAACAGATGAAGCGCGTCATTATTCTGAACCGGCTGACGGATAAAAATGAAATTGAGGAGAAAATCGTCGCGTTTATGAAAGCCCATAATTTGCAGGTGGCCAGCCATGAATAGCGTAATTAATTTTCTGATTAAAGATTTACTCGGTCAGGCCTCTATTCTGATCGCTTTTATTGCACTGATAGGTTTGCTGCTGCAAAAAAAATCGGCCGGGAAAGTGGTGGAAGGCACGTTCAAAACCCTGCTGGGCTTTTTAATTATGATGGCCGGCATCAATATCATTGTGGGTACGCTGACCTTCCTGAATACCATTTTTACTCACGGTTTTGGCATGCAGGGGTATATCACCGACGTGGCCGCCATCGCCGGCTTAGCCAGTCGCGAACTGGGATCTGAAGTGGCGCTGACGCTGCTGGTGATTTTTATCGTCAATATCCTTATCGCCCGGCTGACGCCGTTCAAATACATCTTCCTCACCGGCCAGGCGCTGCTGTGGATGGCCACTATCGGTGCAGTGATTGGCTACAAAGCGGGACTGACCGGCCTGCCGCTGATCCTCACGGGCGGCCTCTTTGGCGGCGTGATGGCGGTGGTGATGCCCGCACTGGCACAGCCGGTGGTGCGTCGTATCACGGAGTCTGACGACGTGGCGCTGGGTCACTTCTGCACCATCGGTTATCTGCTGACGGCGGCAGTGGCCAAAGTGGTGGGCAGGGGCTCACGCTCCACGGAAGACCTGAAGTTGCCGGACAATTTTAAGTTCCTGCAGGACACCTACCTGTCGATGGCGGTGGTGATGGTGCCAATGTATCTCATTCCCGCGCTGGCGGCCGGCCCGGCGTTTATCGCGCAGTACAGCAATGGCATGAACTACCTGATGTATGCCTTTATGCAGTCGATTCAGTTTGTCGCCGGGGTGTTTGTGCTCTACAGCGGAGTACGCCTGCTGCTGAACGAGCTGGTGCCTGCGTTTCGCGGTATTGCCATGCGGCTGGTACCGGATGCCCGACCGGCCCTCGACTGTCCGGTGATGTTCCCCTATGCGCCCAACGCCGTGATTGTTGGCTTCCTCGCCACCACGCTGGGCTCGGTGGTGGGCATGCTGCTGTTCCCGATGTTTGGCATGGCGATGATCCTGCCCGGGCTGCTGACAAACTTTTTTGCCGGCGGCACCGCCGGGGTATTTGGCAATGCGCTGGGCGGACGGCGCGGCGCGATGATCGGCGGCTTTGTCCACGGCCTCTTTATTACGCTGCTGCCGGCTATCCTGGTACCGATGCTGGAGAGCTACGGCTTTACCGGCGTGACCTTCAGCGATTCTGACGTCATCAGTACCGGTCTGGTGCTGGGGCACGCGTTCCAGAATAACTGGCTGTTTGTCGCCCTGTTTGTGCTGTTCATCACCCTGATCGCCTGGTTTGTTAACGGAAAATCTCCCAAATCCCACGAGGAAAAGCTGCATGAAACTTTATAACTTTACCGATCTGTTGCAGGTGGCGAAACAACGTGAATTTAAAGCGCTCGGCTCGTTTAATCTGCACTGCCTTGAGATGTTACCGGCCTTCTTTACGGCAGCGGAAAAGACCAACAGCCCGCTGATGGTACAGATCTCCACCGGCACGGCAAAGTACCTCGGGCATAAGCTGATTGTGGACGCGATACGCTCTCTGTCAGAGAGCCGGAACGTCCCGGCGTGTTTACACCTGGACCACTGTTCCGATCTGGCCGCCATTCAGACCGCGCTTGATGCCGGTTTCAGTTCGGTGATGTATGACGGTTCGCATTTGCCGCTTGATGAAAACATTGCCAATACGCGGCGCGTGATTGATATGGCACGCCCGCTGCAGGTGTCGGTGGAAGCGGAGCTGGGGGCGATCGGCGGCGCTGAAGAGGGGAAATCCGTGGCGCTGGATGACGCGGCGTTCACTACCGTGGAAGATGCCAGACGATTTGTCGCGGAAACCGGCGTCGATATGCTGGCTATCTCAATTGGCACCGTGCACGGCCTGTATACCGGTAAGGCGCAGATTCAGCATCAGCGGCTGGCCGACATTACCGCAGCCACCCACACGCCGCTGGTGCTGCATGGCGGTACCGGCGTCAGCGACGAGGATATGCGGCTGGCGGTGCGCAGCGGGATCGAGAAAGTGAACGTCGGCACCGAAATGAATGTGCAGTGGGTGGCAAACTGCAAGCAGACATTTGAAAAGGGCAAAGTGAACGACAGCGTACGCAACTTTCTGGTGCCTGCCAACGATGCCGTCACCAATGTGCTGGTCGAAAAAATTCAGCTGTTCCGTTAACCGTTCCCGCGTCAAACAACCATTGCCTGAAGGCCGGTGCGGCGTTCGGGTCAGGAGAGGCTATGTTTGGATTTCTGAAAAAGAGGCCGGCCGCGACGGCAGCGCAGGCGGCAGAACTCGATCGGCAGGCGGAAGGCCTGCTTGACACCATTGTGCAGCTGGAGCAGCAGCTGGCGCGGGATCCGCAGGCGGCAGAGGCGCAGAAAGCCCTGATGCTGGCCTATAACCGGGCACTGCCTGTGTTTGCCCGAAGCCTGCGTTACCGCCAGGAGATGGATGCGCTGTTTGTCAAAATCGATGCGCTGCGTAACACCATTCGCACATCAGTTCAGGGAGGTCAGACCGGATGAGCATCAAACAACTGCTGCAGGAAGCCGGGGCAATCCAGGTCAGGGTGGCGGCACGCGACTGGCGCGAGGTGATTGCGCTGGCGGCGCAGCCGCTGGTACAGGGCGGCTATCTCCGTGAAAGTTATCCGCAGGCGGTCATCGCTAACACCCTGACGCACGGCGCGTATTACGTGTTTGAGGAGGGCATTGCTATCCCACATGCCCGGCCTGAGAGCGGCGTGCTGAAAGATTGCTTCAGTATGCTGGTGCTGGCAGAGCCGATCGCCTTTGACGGCAGCGGAAAGGCCGATATCGTGATTCTGTTTGGCGCCCGCGACAACAATGCACACATTGAAGAGGGGATCCGCGCGATTGTGACGCTGCTGGAGAGTGAGGAGACGCTGAGGCGGCTGCGCGCGGCGCGCAGCGCCGCGGAGGTGATGGCCATCTTATGACAGGGATAACCCGGGAAAAAAACGTGGTGCTGGTGAATGGCATTCCTGCCGCCGGTAAAAGCACCCTGACGCACGCGCTGTCGCAGCGCTTTGGACTACCGGTGCTGACGCTGGACAGCCTGAAAGAGCCGTTCATGGCCGGTTTCGCACCGGTCGATCGTCAGCGTAATCGCCAGCTGGGCTGTGCGGCCTATCAGGCTATCTGGCAGACCGTGGCGCAGGCCCCGGATTGCTGCGTCTATCTGATTGATGCCTGGTTTGGCTTCCAGCCCCGCGATGTGTTGCTGCAGGGGTTGCAGCAGGCTGGCGTCACCCGGGCGCTGGAGCTGTGGCTGGCGATCGCGCCGGATGAGGCCGTGGCGCGCTATCAGGCGCGGCTGTCGCAGCGCCGGCCGGGACACCCCGGTGCAGAGTATCTGCCGGAGCTGCGCCGGCTGGCAGAGCAGGCGCAGCCGATGGCAGTGGGGCCGGTGTTTACGCTGAATGCGTGTGCGCCGGATGAGGCCGCCGCCAGCGCGTGGCTGCAGCGCCAGCTGGCACGACCGGCAACCTCGTCCGCGCGGTGGTGTAAGCCGGGCGCCGCACCGGTGGTGGAAAGAGGGTAACGGGCTGTTCCGCCTGGTGGCGCTGGCATCCTCGTCCGCCGCGCATCCACGTTTATGTGAGCCGCCTCACGTTCAGCGGGCTGCAATTTCCTGCCATGCGATTAAAATGAAACAGCGTTTCAATTTTAAGTGGGGTACAGGATGAAAATTGCATTAATGATGGAAAACAGCCAGGCCGCGAAGAATGCCACGGTCTGGCAGGCGCTGCAGGAGGTGGCCCAGCCGCTCGGCCATCAGGTTTTTAACGTCGGCATGTGCGATGAGCAGGATTACCCTCTGACCTATATTCATCTGGGCATCATGGCCAGCGTGCTGCTGAACAGCCACGCGGTGGATTTTGTGGTGGCCGGCTGCGGCACCGGCCAGGGCGCGCTGATGTCGCTGAACCTGCATCCGGGCGTGCAGTGTGGCTACTGTATCGATCCGGCCGATGCCTATCTGTTTGCGCAAATTAATAACGGCAATGCGCTATCGCTGCCCTTCGCAAAAGGGGTTGGCTGGGGTGCGGAACTGAATCTGCGGTTTATTTTTGAAAAAGCATTCAGCGGTGAAAAAGGCCAGGGCTATCCGCCGGAACGTAAAGCGCCGCAGGTGCAAAACGCCGGCATTCTCCGCGAAGTAAAAGCAGCGCTGCTGAAGGAAGATTATCTGGCGTCGCTGCGCGCACTGGACCCGGCGCTGGTTAAAACCGCACTGAGCGGCCCGCGTCTGCAGCACTGTCTGTATGAACACGGACAGCAGCGATCGGTGACCGACTTCGTGCGGGAAATAACCGCATAAGCGATTTGCCGGAAAGCGGGGGATATTTTTCAGCGCCGATAAAACGACAAAATAGAGGCGCAGCCGGGTTTAACAGACGCTGCGCTTATCGTATTTGCCAGTCCCGCTCTGTTTGCACAATTCCCGGTTCGTGCGCATACCTTATCTGTAAATGATAAATCACCGCGCTGAACGTTTGATTGCGCTGCGGCATTGCGCGCGGAAAACACGGGAGAAAACTATGCGAATTCACCATCTGAACTGCGGATGTA belongs to Candidatus Pantoea soli and includes:
- a CDS encoding PTS sugar transporter subunit IIC — protein: MNSVINFLIKDLLGQASILIAFIALIGLLLQKKSAGKVVEGTFKTLLGFLIMMAGINIIVGTLTFLNTIFTHGFGMQGYITDVAAIAGLASRELGSEVALTLLVIFIVNILIARLTPFKYIFLTGQALLWMATIGAVIGYKAGLTGLPLILTGGLFGGVMAVVMPALAQPVVRRITESDDVALGHFCTIGYLLTAAVAKVVGRGSRSTEDLKLPDNFKFLQDTYLSMAVVMVPMYLIPALAAGPAFIAQYSNGMNYLMYAFMQSIQFVAGVFVLYSGVRLLLNELVPAFRGIAMRLVPDARPALDCPVMFPYAPNAVIVGFLATTLGSVVGMLLFPMFGMAMILPGLLTNFFAGGTAGVFGNALGGRRGAMIGGFVHGLFITLLPAILVPMLESYGFTGVTFSDSDVISTGLVLGHAFQNNWLFVALFVLFITLIAWFVNGKSPKSHEEKLHETL
- a CDS encoding AAA family ATPase: MTGITREKNVVLVNGIPAAGKSTLTHALSQRFGLPVLTLDSLKEPFMAGFAPVDRQRNRQLGCAAYQAIWQTVAQAPDCCVYLIDAWFGFQPRDVLLQGLQQAGVTRALELWLAIAPDEAVARYQARLSQRRPGHPGAEYLPELRRLAEQAQPMAVGPVFTLNACAPDEAAASAWLQRQLARPATSSARWCKPGAAPVVERG
- a CDS encoding 6-phosphofructokinase — protein: MRIGMVISGGDVTGINNFIFQVARLTQAEMVLFNGGIPGLLENCHQEMTRRDLVDYAIAAIPVIRSGRTGRKLLRPEYETIARQLKSLRIDILIMAGGDGSLQFLHTLSEFGVNCFGVGMTIDNDVFGSDYTIGFSTACEQVLKEVAKLRNTGRALTGRVFMVELLGGYCGELTLQSAIKSNADFALIPECQIPVADLAARITQRLAAQNSVIILCSEGYTREYSPGFQGAIDTLIKQLEPLTGVRIRKTIMGYGLRNGDATCEEIYQGTLMASEVARCIESGMRNKAVIINGSHKPIPIDLLSMKKRLVDTEGHYYKLAKQLHIL
- a CDS encoding PTS sugar transporter subunit IIB yields the protein MLKILCVCGCGLGSSFAIEMSAKAVLKKLDIEADIDHTTISEAGAFKSDMILTQKAFADVLNADASPEQMKRVIILNRLTDKNEIEEKIVAFMKAHNLQVASHE
- a CDS encoding class II fructose-bisphosphate aldolase, with protein sequence MKLYNFTDLLQVAKQREFKALGSFNLHCLEMLPAFFTAAEKTNSPLMVQISTGTAKYLGHKLIVDAIRSLSESRNVPACLHLDHCSDLAAIQTALDAGFSSVMYDGSHLPLDENIANTRRVIDMARPLQVSVEAELGAIGGAEEGKSVALDDAAFTTVEDARRFVAETGVDMLAISIGTVHGLYTGKAQIQHQRLADITAATHTPLVLHGGTGVSDEDMRLAVRSGIEKVNVGTEMNVQWVANCKQTFEKGKVNDSVRNFLVPANDAVTNVLVEKIQLFR
- a CDS encoding RpiB/LacA/LacB family sugar-phosphate isomerase, encoding MKIALMMENSQAAKNATVWQALQEVAQPLGHQVFNVGMCDEQDYPLTYIHLGIMASVLLNSHAVDFVVAGCGTGQGALMSLNLHPGVQCGYCIDPADAYLFAQINNGNALSLPFAKGVGWGAELNLRFIFEKAFSGEKGQGYPPERKAPQVQNAGILREVKAALLKEDYLASLRALDPALVKTALSGPRLQHCLYEHGQQRSVTDFVREITA
- a CDS encoding PTS sugar transporter subunit IIA; this encodes MSIKQLLQEAGAIQVRVAARDWREVIALAAQPLVQGGYLRESYPQAVIANTLTHGAYYVFEEGIAIPHARPESGVLKDCFSMLVLAEPIAFDGSGKADIVILFGARDNNAHIEEGIRAIVTLLESEETLRRLRAARSAAEVMAIL